From the genome of Methanoregula boonei 6A8:
GTCCTTGCAGCCTGCGGGAAGGTCTCCCTGACCGTGGCAAAAAAACCGGTGATTGGGATCATTTCCACCGGAAACGAACTTGTGCCGGTAACTGCAGTTCCCGGTCCGGGCCAGGTCAGGGATGCCAATACCTCCATGCTCGTGGCATACCTCCGGGAGTATGGCTGCACTCCCCGGGTGTACGGGATTGTCCGCGACGAGCGTGAATCCTTTGAGGCCACTCTTGCAAAAGCGCTCCCGGAATGCGATGTGGTCCTCATCTCCGGGGGAAGTTCAAAGGACGACCGGGACATGACTGCATCAGTCATTGCCCGCATGGGCGAGGTACTGGTCCACGGGATAACGATTGCCCCGGGTAAACCAACCATCATCGGGACGATCGGGAAAACACCGGTCTTTGGACTTCCCGGCCATCCGGCCTCTGCCTACGTAGTGCTTCTTGTGATCGTCCGGCCGCTGCTGGCTCACATGCTGGGAGAGAAGAAGACTGCCATCACAACCACGAGGGCAACCCTTGGCAGTAACATTCCTTCCCAGAAAGGCCGCGAAGAATATGTCCGGGTAAAACTCGCAAACGGGATCGCCCACCCGATCTTTGGCAAGGCAGGTCTGCTCAACACGCTTGTAGAGAGTGACGGGTTGGTCTGCGTTGCGGCCGGCCAGGAAGGGCTGGAGCAGGGAACCGAAGTTGACGTTATCCTGTGGTAACGCTGCCCGGTATAGCCTTGGTTACTTTTTCCAGGACTCCTGGTACCATGCGTCAACGGTCTCGTATGCCCCGGTCAGCTCCGCAATCCTGACCGCAAGGATGTGCCCGCAGGGCTTCTGCCGGAATGCAAAATCCCGGCACGTGCAGACGCCCTCGCTTACCACATGATCGCCGGAAGACCCGGTGACTACAAAAAAATCGCGATATTTTTTCACCAGGCCCTGCGTAACGGCATCCAGCGCTTTCTTTCCCCGTGATCCGTACATTTCGATAAGCGCTGCCCGGCTCTCCTCGTCAAGGCACTTTTTCTCACCGATCCTCTGCCAGGGATCGATCATGGATAAACGGACATCTGCGGCGGATCGTCAATATACTGCCAGCCTTTCTGCCGGGCAAGGCGCTGCATGGCGGGGGCTTCGAGCGCGTAGTGGGTCGATTCTATGCAGGGAAGGGGAGCTGCCCGGGCAACGGAGAGTTTCATTTCCGCGGAAAGAAATGCCTCTGCGCCCTGTGCCTCAGCCTCGGCCATAAGGGAGAGATCAAACCCGCTGCCGGCCACAATTGCAAGGTTCCGGTGGGAGGCAAGCGTTCCCCAGACGCGGAGGTTGCCACCCAGCCGGGCTGCCATTTCAGAAAGCGGCAGGGTACAGGTGCCGACAAGACCAAGGGAAAGCGGGCGGCATTCGCTCATGCCAAGGAGCCCGGCAAGCGCATCGTTCACCCCTTCAGCCGCGCGGTCGAAGTTTGTGTGCATCACGTACACGTTAAGGTCCCCCCGGATAATCTCGCGCACCAATGCGGCCGTGCTTCCTGTAATGCTGGTCAGCGGGGTCCAGAGAGGGGTATGGTGGACCACGAGCATTTCCGCACCGGCTGCAACTGCCTGCCGGACCACCGCGGGCGTTGCATCAAGGGCACAGCAGATCGTCTGTATCTCCGGCCGGCCTTCGATCACAAGGCCAATCCGGCCGGTATCAAAGTCCTCGGCAAGTGACGGAGGGGCAAGCGTCTCCATCTCCCGGGTAAAGGCACGCAGGTCCATATAGTAGGAATGGTGCAGGACCGGGATAAAAACACTTCATATTACTCTGGATAATAACAGTTATTTTTAATATTCATAAAACGACATTTCCAGATATGCACAAATCCATCGGGCAGATCAACGAGCGGATCCGCGACGGCAGTGCCCATGTTGTCACCGCGGAGGAGATGCCCCGCATCGTTGACGAGCTGGGCGAGGAAGGGGCGCTCAGGGAAGTTGACGTTGTCACCACCGGAACGTTTGGCGCGATGTGTTCGTCCGGCGCTTTTTTGAACTTCGGGCACTCGGAGCCACCGATCCGTATGGAGCGGATCTGGCTCAATGATGTAGAAGCATACGGGGGCCTTGCCGCGGTGGACACCTACATTGGGGCAACCCAGCAGTCAGAGACACTTGACGAGCGGTACGGCGGAGCGCACGTCATCGAAGACCTGGTATCGGGAAAATCAGTTGAACTGCGGGCAAGCTCCCGGGGTACCGACTGCTACCCGCGCAGGACGATTACCACCGAGCTCCTGCTGGAAAACCTCAACCAGGCGATCATGTGCAACCCGCGCAATGCCTACCAGCGGTACAATGCGGCAACCAATACCACCGACAGGCTCCTGCATACCTACATGGGAACGCTCCTTCCCAATACCGGCAATATCACGTACTCGGGCGCCGGGCTGCTCAACCCGCTCACCAACGATCCCCACCTGCGGTTGATTGGAAGCGGTGTCCCAATCTTCCTGTGTGGTGCGAAGGGTATGGTTGTTGGGGAGGGGACCCAGCATTCACCCGGTGGCGGTTTTGGCACGCTGATGGTGACCGGCAATCTCAAGGAAATGTCTCCCGAGTACCTCCGTGCTGCCACCATGACCGGCTACGGTGTTACGCTCTACGTTGGAATTGGCGTACCGCTACCGGTGCTTGACCTTGACGTGGTCCGGGCAACTGCCGTCCGGGACGAGGACATCCCGGTTGACCTGCTTGACTATGGCGTGCCCAGCCGCGCCCGCCCGAAGGTCAGGAGCGTCACCTATGCCGAGCTCCGGTCCGGTTCCGTGGAGATCAACGGGGAGCAGGTGCGCACCTCGTCCCTGTCGAGTTTCCGCAGGGCGCGGCAGGTAGCAGCAGAGCTCAAAAACTGGATAGGAAAAGGAAAGATGGAGCTTGCGCTTCCCACCCGCCCCATCGATGCCACAAAAAAAGTGCACCCCATGCATGAGACCACGAGCGGCCCGCGTGTGCTCGACATCATGGACCGACAGGTGGTCAGTGTGAGCGAGGGTGAGGAGATCCAGACTGCAGCGCAGAAACTGCTCAAAGGGGAGACTAACCACCTCCCGGTCATCGGCCGTGATGGCAGGCTTGCCGGGATCATAACCACTTTTGATATCTCTAAAGCCGTGGCAAACCCCGGCAAGGCATCGACCGTGGGCGATATTATGAAAAAGAAGGTGGTGACCACGACAACTGATGAGGCGGTGGATGTTGCCGTACGAAAGCTCGAACAGAACAACATCAGTGCGCTGCCCGTCCTTGATGCCGATCGCCATGTGATCGGGATGCTCACGGCAATAAATCTCGGGAAGCTCTTTGGCGGAAGGTGGCTGAAATGAAACTGCTCGTGAACTTCAGTAAAGGCAAAAAGAACGCCCCGATCATCGCACAGGTGGTAAAAGAGACCGGCGTTCTCATCAGTGTTGAACGGGCCGTCATTGACTCATCCGAGGGCGAGGCGCTCATCGAGGTACCGGACAACCAGTGCAAACTGGTCAGGAGCAGCATGACCCGGCATGGCGCCTCGGTCCGGCTGCTTGAACACGGGATCAATGTCAATACCAGCGAGTGTGTGGACTGCGGAGCCTGCATCTCCATCTGTCCCCGCGAGGTCTTCTCCTTTGACACAGACTGGAAACTGGCAATTGCGGAAGACCGGTGCATTGTCTGCGGCAAGTGCGTGCCGGCCTGTCCGCATTCGGCGCTCACACTTCCCCTATGATCCGCGAACCGTTCCGGTACCGGGAGACATTTGCCGCGATCCTCGCGGATACCCCGGCACATGCGGATGCGGCAAAGAGAGGAATGATCGCCGCCCGGCAGGTGCTTGAATGCTACATTGCCCGGGATCCTTTTTTTGCAAGCACCTTTTTTCCCTACGAGCCGGAAACCGATGAGACCCTGATCTGCCACATGGCAAATGCTGCGGCACATGCCGGTGTCGGACCCATGGCAACGGTTGCGGGGGCGATTGCCGCGGCCGGCATCAATGCCATGATGGATGCAGGGGCAACTTTTGGCGTGATCGATAATGGCGGCGATATTGCCCTTGTCAGCGACCGGGACGTCCGGGTGGGAGTGCATGCGGGGTCTGCCCCGGTCTCGGACAGGATTGCTTTTATTGTGCCGCCACAGGAGCAGCACTCCTATGGCATCTGCACCTCATCGGCCACGGTCGGCCCGTCCATCTCGTTTGGGATGGCAGACGCAGTCACGATCTTTGCCCGCGATCCTCTCGATGCCGATGCATGGGCCACTGCCGTCTGCAACCGGATCCGGCCGGATGACCATCGTGTGCTTGAAACGATCGATCCTTCCCGGGTGGACGGGGTGTATGCTATCATGGGAGAATCTGTGGTCTCGTGGGGGAAGGTACCACCGGTGGTTCCCGCCCGGGTCGATGAGCAGCTGATCGCTGCAGGCGACCGGTTATAATGTTGACTCGATGTACGAGAGGCTGTCATCAACGGCGCTTGGTCCAAAGAACGTTTTTAAGGGCTCTTTCCCGTCGGTTACAACAATTTCGGGGATGCCCTTTTTTATGCGGAATACCCGGTTGAGCAGTTCGATCTCGTCAATTTCAACACCGTGCTCAAGGGATGAGGCTGGTTCAAGTTCGAGCCGTTCGCGCACCAGCTCGTCCGGTGCATTCCGGAAGAAATAGTAAAAGACCTGCCAGGCATTCAGGAGGTCCGAGACCAGGAGCTCGGAAAGGACCGGGCCGGGCAGGACCTGCAGCCGGCGCACAAGTGCGTCCTCATCCTCACCGCTCTCTTCAAGCAGGCAATCTGCAATCCTGACCAGTTCGGTAAAAGAGGGCGCCGGGCCATCGCTGTCCATAGTACTTGTGGAGGCCCGTTTGGCAAAAAAGATACGGGACAAAGACACCACGGCAATAAACTATAATGAGACCGGGCGGGAATGTGTACAGGTGAAAAACGAGGACACGGACTGGATGGTATATCACCTCCTCGCGCAGGAAAACAGGATCGCCCTTGAGGCGCTAACACAAAAGGCCGGCCTTGACCGGGACTCTGTGGCTGATTCCCTTGACCGGCTGGACCGCGCTTTCCTGATTGAACGGGACGGGACAACGATCCGGGCCCTTTCTGTGGGCGAGTCCATGCTGAGGTGCCAGGCAAAATATGACAATACCCTCCCGTACGTGTTCGAGAACGGCGTAGTAAAAGCAAAAAAGAACTGATATTATGGCAGGAAAAGAAGTAGTCATTCTCCGGATCGGCCACCGTCCCGAGCGGGACCAGCGGGTGACCACCCATGTGGCCCTGACCGGCCGGGCGCTTGGCGCGTGTGGCATGTATCTTGCGGCAAGCGACAAGGGCGTGGTGCAGAGCGTACTTGATGTTGCCGAACGGTGGGGAGGGCAGTTCTTCTGCGAGGATAATATCAGGTGGCGCACCTGCATTAAGGACTGGAAGGCTGCCGGGGGAAAAGTGGCCCACCTTACCATGTACGGGATCAACCTTCCCGATATCATCGAAGAGATCCGGCCGTGTGAAAAACTGCTGGTGGTTGTCGGGGCCGAGAAAGTGCCCGGCGAGATGTACGGCCTCGCTGACTATAATGTTGCGGTAACCGGCCAGCCCCATTCGGAGATCGCGAGCCTTGCCCTCTTTTTGGACCGGTACCATGACGGCAGGGAATTTGCGGGCGAATTTCCCGGGGCAAAGATCCGGATCATCCCCTCCCGGGCCGGGAAGCAGACGGAGGAGTTGTGAAAGGACGGGTCCTTGTTGCCGGTTTTACCACGCGCCATGTGGCAGAGTCTGCCTCACGTGCAGGTTACGAGGTCTGTTCTATCGATCATTTCTGCGACCAGGATCTTTCATGGTACACCCGGGACAGGATCCGTTTTGAAGACCTGTCAGACCTCCCCGGTGCGATCGCGCAGATGTGCGAACGCTATGTTTTTGATTTTGCGATAGCCACATCGGGAGCAGAGGATATTTCCTTCCCGGTGCCGCTCTGCGGAACACCCCGGGAACGCGTGGAGCCGTTACTGGACAAGCTTTCCATGCAGCAGTTCTTCGAAAAACTGGGTGTGCCGGTACCGCGAATCGCAGCCGACGGCCAGTACCCGATTATGGCAAAACCCTGCCGGGGAGCAGGAGGATGGCGGAACGCGGTGATTCCCGATGCAGCCGCAGAAAAAGCCTGGGCCTCACTGTACCCGGAGATCCCCTACATCCGGCAGGAGGTGGCAAAGGGAATCCCGGCAAGTGTCTGTTGTGTTGCAAACGGTACGGCTGCGCGGGCAATTGCAGTAAACGAGCAGGTACTCCGGGGCGAGGGTGAATCCGCATACGGCTTCTCCGGTTCGATCACTCCTTTCGATCATCCACTCGCCCCGGAGATGATCGCCCTTGCCGAAACAATTGTTGCTGCAAGCGGCTGCATGGGAACACTGGGGATCGACTTTGTGGCAGGAGAAAAAACCCCGTATGTTATCGAGGTTAACCCGCGTTTCCAGGGCACCCTTGATACGGTGGAGGCCGCATACGGGTGCAACCTTTTCCAGTACCATATGGATGCGTGCGCCGGGACAATCCCTGAAAAATCTCACGCGCACCAGTACGCAGCACGGCGGATCCTTTTTGCAGACCGGGACTTCACCCTCACTGATAACTTAAAGGATCTGGCCCCCGTGATCGCGGATATTCCCTGGCCGGGCACATTCTTTGAGGAGGGTCAGGCCGTAACCAGCGTGTCCGGGACAGGTCCCACCCGGAACGCCGCACAAAAAGCGCTGGATAAGAATATTAGCACTGTCCGACAATATATGCGCTGATGGATCCTGTGGAAGAAGTGCTTAATAACCCGGCTACCCGGGCATATATTCACCGGCTGATCGGAGATGAGGGGATCAATCTCCTGGAGCGGTTCCCCAAGGATGGTGAGCACAGCGATGAGGATCTTGCTGCAAGCACGGGCATCAACCTCAACTCCGTGCGCCACACGCTTTATACCCTGTACGAGAAACGGCTTGCCGAGTACCACAGGATCAAGAACAACGAAACCGGCTGGCTGACCTATCTCTGGCAGCTCAGGATTGACCTGCTCTACGATGCCATCCGCGAGGATATGGAGACGGTTCTTTCAAAACTTGAACGCCGGGCGCGGTTCGAGGAAGAGAACGACTTTTATATCTGCAAGGACTGCCACGATATCTACACCTTCACCGTAGCCATGGGGGGTAACTTCACCTGCCCGAACTGCGGACAGCCACTTTCGCATTTCGAGAACGAGACACTGGCAAAAGCGCTCCGGGCGCGCATCGAGATCATGAAAAAGACGCTCGGCCATGCCTGAAAAGCCGGAACGCTGCATTGATCTTCTCAAAAAAGCTGGCTGTAAACCGAAGGTTATCGCTCATTGCGAGGCCGTCTGTACCTGTGCACGGGGTTATGCCCGGCAGACCCCGCTTGCCGATACGGATCTGGTGATCGCAGGCGCCCTCATTCATGATATCGGCCGTGGCAGCACGCATTCTTTAGGGCATGCGCAACGAGGGGCCGATCTCCTGCGCGGGATGAAATGTCCCGAGAAACTTGCACGGATCGTGGAGTGCCACACCGGCGCCGGCCTTTCTGCAGACGAATGTACGCTCCTTGGCCTTCTTCCCCGCGACTGCATGCCGCAGACCATAGAAGAGAAGATTGTCACGAACGCCGATAACCTGATTGCCGGTGCAAAACGGGTAACCATCGAAGAGGAGATTGCGGGCGCGATCCACCTGCCAAGAAAGATCAGGAAAAGAATGTACCGCCTTTTTAATGAAGTGGAACTGCTCACCCTTTAA
Proteins encoded in this window:
- a CDS encoding HD domain-containing protein; this encodes MPEKPERCIDLLKKAGCKPKVIAHCEAVCTCARGYARQTPLADTDLVIAGALIHDIGRGSTHSLGHAQRGADLLRGMKCPEKLARIVECHTGAGLSADECTLLGLLPRDCMPQTIEEKIVTNADNLIAGAKRVTIEEEIAGAIHLPRKIRKRMYRLFNEVELLTL
- a CDS encoding molybdopterin molybdotransferase MoeA; protein product: MSRFLEVIDVPGAVATAIRIAPDPVPEEIPADEAPGRVTCTDVTANADIPGFDRSIVDGFAVRAEDTSGATDSAPALLRSTGRVAMGEPDGGLAVAPGNCVYVPTGGVLPKGADAVVMVEHTDTEGETVLVKRPVAHGENVLMHDEDYRRGEVILPAGRRITPQDAGVLAACGKVSLTVAKKPVIGIISTGNELVPVTAVPGPGQVRDANTSMLVAYLREYGCTPRVYGIVRDERESFEATLAKALPECDVVLISGGSSKDDRDMTASVIARMGEVLVHGITIAPGKPTIIGTIGKTPVFGLPGHPASAYVVLLVIVRPLLAHMLGEKKTAITTTRATLGSNIPSQKGREEYVRVKLANGIAHPIFGKAGLLNTLVESDGLVCVAAGQEGLEQGTEVDVILW
- a CDS encoding indolepyruvate ferredoxin oxidoreductase subunit alpha yields the protein MKLLVNFSKGKKNAPIIAQVVKETGVLISVERAVIDSSEGEALIEVPDNQCKLVRSSMTRHGASVRLLEHGINVNTSECVDCGACISICPREVFSFDTDWKLAIAEDRCIVCGKCVPACPHSALTLPL
- a CDS encoding homocysteine biosynthesis protein, with the protein product MHKSIGQINERIRDGSAHVVTAEEMPRIVDELGEEGALREVDVVTTGTFGAMCSSGAFLNFGHSEPPIRMERIWLNDVEAYGGLAAVDTYIGATQQSETLDERYGGAHVIEDLVSGKSVELRASSRGTDCYPRRTITTELLLENLNQAIMCNPRNAYQRYNAATNTTDRLLHTYMGTLLPNTGNITYSGAGLLNPLTNDPHLRLIGSGVPIFLCGAKGMVVGEGTQHSPGGGFGTLMVTGNLKEMSPEYLRAATMTGYGVTLYVGIGVPLPVLDLDVVRATAVRDEDIPVDLLDYGVPSRARPKVRSVTYAELRSGSVEINGEQVRTSSLSSFRRARQVAAELKNWIGKGKMELALPTRPIDATKKVHPMHETTSGPRVLDIMDRQVVSVSEGEEIQTAAQKLLKGETNHLPVIGRDGRLAGIITTFDISKAVANPGKASTVGDIMKKKVVTTTTDEAVDVAVRKLEQNNISALPVLDADRHVIGMLTAINLGKLFGGRWLK
- a CDS encoding Nif3-like dinuclear metal center hexameric protein, producing MDLRAFTREMETLAPPSLAEDFDTGRIGLVIEGRPEIQTICCALDATPAVVRQAVAAGAEMLVVHHTPLWTPLTSITGSTAALVREIIRGDLNVYVMHTNFDRAAEGVNDALAGLLGMSECRPLSLGLVGTCTLPLSEMAARLGGNLRVWGTLASHRNLAIVAGSGFDLSLMAEAEAQGAEAFLSAEMKLSVARAAPLPCIESTHYALEAPAMQRLARQKGWQYIDDPPQMSVYP
- a CDS encoding ATP-grasp domain-containing protein, with the translated sequence MKGRVLVAGFTTRHVAESASRAGYEVCSIDHFCDQDLSWYTRDRIRFEDLSDLPGAIAQMCERYVFDFAIATSGAEDISFPVPLCGTPRERVEPLLDKLSMQQFFEKLGVPVPRIAADGQYPIMAKPCRGAGGWRNAVIPDAAAEKAWASLYPEIPYIRQEVAKGIPASVCCVANGTAARAIAVNEQVLRGEGESAYGFSGSITPFDHPLAPEMIALAETIVAASGCMGTLGIDFVAGEKTPYVIEVNPRFQGTLDTVEAAYGCNLFQYHMDACAGTIPEKSHAHQYAARRILFADRDFTLTDNLKDLAPVIADIPWPGTFFEEGQAVTSVSGTGPTRNAAQKALDKNISTVRQYMR
- a CDS encoding UPF0280 family protein, which translates into the protein MIREPFRYRETFAAILADTPAHADAAKRGMIAARQVLECYIARDPFFASTFFPYEPETDETLICHMANAAAHAGVGPMATVAGAIAAAGINAMMDAGATFGVIDNGGDIALVSDRDVRVGVHAGSAPVSDRIAFIVPPQEQHSYGICTSSATVGPSISFGMADAVTIFARDPLDADAWATAVCNRIRPDDHRVLETIDPSRVDGVYAIMGESVVSWGKVPPVVPARVDEQLIAAGDRL
- a CDS encoding tRNA (cytidine(56)-2'-O)-methyltransferase; the protein is MAGKEVVILRIGHRPERDQRVTTHVALTGRALGACGMYLAASDKGVVQSVLDVAERWGGQFFCEDNIRWRTCIKDWKAAGGKVAHLTMYGINLPDIIEEIRPCEKLLVVVGAEKVPGEMYGLADYNVAVTGQPHSEIASLALFLDRYHDGREFAGEFPGAKIRIIPSRAGKQTEEL
- a CDS encoding SWIM zinc finger family protein, with the translated sequence MIDPWQRIGEKKCLDEESRAALIEMYGSRGKKALDAVTQGLVKKYRDFFVVTGSSGDHVVSEGVCTCRDFAFRQKPCGHILAVRIAELTGAYETVDAWYQESWKK
- a CDS encoding transcription factor; protein product: MDPVEEVLNNPATRAYIHRLIGDEGINLLERFPKDGEHSDEDLAASTGINLNSVRHTLYTLYEKRLAEYHRIKNNETGWLTYLWQLRIDLLYDAIREDMETVLSKLERRARFEEENDFYICKDCHDIYTFTVAMGGNFTCPNCGQPLSHFENETLAKALRARIEIMKKTLGHA